From Rhodanobacteraceae bacterium, the proteins below share one genomic window:
- a CDS encoding 2-amino-3-ketobutyrate coenzyme A ligase, with translation MTYAAQERLHEELESIRDSGLYKDERIITSPQSAEITLADGRRVLNFCANNYLGLADHPRLIEAAKKALDTHGFGMASVRFICGTQDLHKQLEHDIAKFFGTDDAILYAACFDANGGLFEPLLGENDAIISDALNHASIIDGVRLCKAKRYRYANGDVADLEKQLQAADAAGARTKLISSDGVFSMDGVVAPLDQITALAKKYNALVHIDECHATGFLGKTGRGSAEVHGVMDKIDIFTGTLGKALGGAVGGFTTGRKEIIDMLRQRSRPYLFSNSLPPSLVAASIEVLKMLDEAGSLREKLGENTRYFRDAVTKAGFEIKPGNHPIVPVMTHDAKLAQAMAAGLLEEGIYAIGFFFPVVPEGKARIRTQMCAAHTREHLDRAIAAFTKVGRAAGLLKH, from the coding sequence ATGACCTACGCCGCGCAAGAACGTCTCCACGAAGAACTCGAATCCATCCGCGACTCGGGCCTGTACAAGGACGAACGCATCATCACCTCGCCGCAGTCGGCCGAGATCACGCTGGCCGACGGACGCCGCGTGCTGAACTTCTGCGCCAACAATTACCTTGGCCTCGCCGACCATCCGCGCCTGATCGAAGCCGCCAAGAAGGCGCTGGACACGCACGGTTTCGGCATGGCCTCGGTGCGTTTCATCTGCGGCACGCAGGATTTGCACAAGCAACTGGAACACGACATCGCGAAGTTCTTCGGCACCGACGACGCGATCCTGTACGCCGCGTGCTTTGACGCCAACGGCGGCCTGTTCGAGCCGCTGCTGGGCGAGAACGACGCAATCATCTCAGACGCGCTGAACCACGCCTCGATCATCGATGGCGTGCGCCTCTGCAAAGCCAAGCGCTATCGCTACGCCAACGGCGACGTCGCCGATCTGGAAAAGCAGTTGCAGGCCGCAGACGCCGCGGGCGCACGCACCAAGCTGATTTCGAGCGACGGCGTGTTCTCGATGGACGGCGTGGTCGCGCCGCTGGACCAGATCACCGCGCTCGCGAAAAAATACAACGCGCTGGTGCACATCGACGAATGCCACGCGACCGGCTTCCTCGGCAAGACCGGGCGCGGCTCGGCCGAGGTGCATGGCGTGATGGACAAGATCGACATCTTCACCGGCACGCTGGGCAAGGCTCTGGGCGGCGCGGTGGGCGGCTTCACCACCGGCCGCAAGGAAATCATCGACATGCTGCGGCAGCGTTCGCGGCCGTACCTGTTTTCCAATTCGCTGCCACCTTCGCTGGTCGCGGCATCGATCGAAGTATTGAAGATGCTGGACGAAGCGGGAAGCCTGCGCGAAAAGCTGGGGGAGAACACCAGATATTTCCGCGACGCGGTGACCAAGGCCGGTTTCGAGATCAAGCCCGGCAACCATCCGATCGTGCCGGTGATGACCCACGACGCCAAACTCGCGCAAGCGATGGCGGCGGGCCTGCTGGAAGAAGGCATCTACGCGATCGGGTTCTTCTTCCCGGTAGTGCCGGAAGGCAAGGCGCGCATCCGCACGCAGATGTGCGCGGCGCATACACGCGAACACCTGGATCGCGCGATCGCGGCGTTCACGAAAGTCGGGCGTGCGGCCGGGCTGTTGAAACACTGA
- a CDS encoding beta-glycosyl hydrolase — MHIEDWPRFRWRGLMLDSARHFQSAADIEKLIDWMSLHKLNVLHWHLTDDQGWRLPVPQYPELTKIGACRKAVGPDAALTGSPDKPYCGFYTDAEVREIVHYASQRFIEIVPEIDIPGHAQAAIASYPWLGVTGERPQVGTDWGVNTWLLRPDARTLKFVDAVMDHVMALFPSKYIHIGGDEAAKDQWQASPAVRVHMHALGLKDMDALQGWFTTQVANYLAQHGRTAVGWDEILHGDVPASAVIMSWHEPAGALDALKQGHDVVMASSPTLYLDHYQSNLHDEPPGRPGVESLKDVYDYDPVPAGATTAEAKHILGVQANLWAEYMPTFARVQHAVFPRIAALAEVAWSPASTHDWRAFLDRMPAELARYQALGIAYADSAFAPAFALSKGANGIIDVALSNQTDFGTIRYTTDGTAPSAASTMYSKPLSFLAHSTTTLRAATFAADGFELAAPRTQTVDTAALLTRNSDQLDACKNQLVLRLEDDRPLDGPRPVYKIDIENMCWLWKNAPLDNVKRIALTVGNLPWNFALWTDDAKVVKRPKATPAGEFQVHLDSCDGPLLATLPLAKATQTTLQTTLTSDIPPAGGDHTLCVFATGDPRDGMWAIGKMQLLTQ; from the coding sequence ATGCATATCGAGGACTGGCCGCGATTCCGTTGGCGCGGCCTGATGCTGGATTCCGCGCGGCATTTCCAGAGCGCGGCCGACATCGAGAAGTTGATCGACTGGATGTCGCTGCACAAATTGAATGTGCTGCACTGGCATCTCACCGATGACCAGGGCTGGCGTCTGCCGGTTCCGCAGTACCCCGAGCTCACGAAGATCGGCGCCTGCCGCAAGGCCGTGGGTCCGGACGCCGCACTCACCGGCAGTCCGGACAAGCCGTACTGCGGCTTTTACACGGACGCGGAAGTGCGCGAGATCGTCCATTACGCGTCGCAGCGCTTCATCGAGATCGTGCCGGAGATCGACATTCCCGGCCATGCGCAGGCGGCGATCGCGTCGTATCCATGGCTGGGCGTTACCGGCGAGCGGCCGCAGGTCGGCACCGATTGGGGCGTCAACACCTGGCTGCTGCGGCCGGACGCGCGCACGCTGAAGTTCGTGGACGCCGTGATGGACCACGTGATGGCGCTGTTCCCGTCGAAGTACATCCACATCGGCGGCGACGAAGCGGCCAAGGACCAGTGGCAGGCATCGCCCGCAGTGCGTGTGCACATGCACGCGCTCGGCCTGAAGGACATGGATGCGTTGCAGGGCTGGTTCACCACGCAGGTTGCAAATTACCTGGCGCAACACGGACGCACCGCGGTGGGTTGGGATGAAATCCTGCATGGCGACGTGCCGGCGTCGGCGGTGATCATGTCGTGGCACGAACCCGCGGGCGCGCTCGATGCGTTGAAGCAGGGCCACGACGTGGTGATGGCTTCATCGCCCACGCTGTACCTCGATCACTATCAATCGAACCTGCACGACGAGCCGCCCGGACGGCCCGGCGTGGAGTCACTGAAGGACGTCTACGACTATGACCCGGTGCCCGCGGGTGCGACCACGGCCGAGGCGAAGCACATTCTGGGCGTGCAGGCGAACCTGTGGGCGGAGTACATGCCGACCTTCGCGCGCGTCCAGCACGCGGTGTTTCCGCGCATCGCGGCGCTGGCGGAAGTGGCGTGGTCACCGGCATCGACGCACGACTGGCGTGCGTTCCTCGATCGCATGCCCGCGGAACTGGCGCGCTACCAGGCGCTCGGCATCGCGTATGCCGACAGCGCGTTTGCGCCGGCGTTCGCGTTGTCGAAGGGTGCGAACGGGATCATCGATGTCGCATTGTCGAACCAGACGGATTTCGGCACGATCCGCTATACCACCGACGGCACCGCGCCGAGCGCCGCGTCGACGATGTATTCGAAGCCGCTGTCGTTCCTGGCGCATTCCACCACCACGTTGCGCGCCGCGACGTTTGCCGCCGACGGGTTCGAACTTGCCGCGCCGCGCACGCAAACCGTCGATACGGCCGCGCTGCTCACCCGCAACAGTGACCAGCTCGATGCCTGCAAGAACCAGCTCGTGTTGCGGCTGGAAGACGATCGTCCGCTCGATGGCCCGCGTCCGGTTTACAAGATCGACATCGAGAACATGTGCTGGTTGTGGAAGAACGCACCGCTCGATAACGTGAAGCGGATCGCGCTGACGGTAGGCAACCTGCCATGGAACTTCGCGTTGTGGACCGATGATGCGAAAGTCGTCAAGCGACCGAAAGCCACGCCCGCCGGCGAGTTCCAGGTTCACCTCGATTCATGCGATGGTCCGTTGCTCGCTACGCTGCCGCTGGCGAAAGCCACGCAGACGACATTGCAGACTACGTTGACGAGCGACATTCCGCCGGCCGGGGGCGATCACACGTTGTGTGTGTTCGCCACCGGCGATCCACGCGACGGCATGTGGGCGATCGGGAAGATGCAGTTGCTGACGCAGTGA
- a CDS encoding Glucosaminyl-1,4-glucosamine-6-phosphate hydrolase, whose amino-acid sequence MRGFRRLASAAFGLLWIAGVPAWAAGGATRSAATQPPSVLVDQVGYDTAAPKRAIVQGSAGDSFATFKVIDVATGKTMLRGSPKPAGQVDHWNDWRYWTIDFSALKTPGTYRVDVGGNADAFSFPFRIADDVLERYTLSNVIYYFKGQRVTGDFERADAHLKNPDPSGPAYVDLRGGWLAATGDYGVHLAEGNHQEVSLVAWSLIATLRNLEVTHNPNFAQYERRLLDEATYGADFLVRMHVPGGSFYESIGAPGKLKLAKDRLINPTNYRQVIKTTPGSAGAAEEGNAAWPRDYEASFRNGGGMAIAALAAASTLPDHGAFSNRQYLEAAEDAFHYLQQHNRELLADGKPDIVDDFCALLAATELYRATHGEPWRAAADAWADRLMAKLTTHDGHRDYWRVDDGPDPFFNATDDGMPVVALAEYASIATPARKQEVRDAIRRSMAFQLRITVDVNNPFGYARELVHLKDGTLAVKFFFPHGAEGTWWQGEDARLASLAAAARVAAPMFADDPAFQSKLRDYAWNQLHWILGRNPYDTSMLIGSGHRNIQYMFFDSWEYTSAPGAIINGITSGLDAEDDGIAFDLGYAQTGKDDDWRWGEQWLPHAAWYMYAISLPHN is encoded by the coding sequence ATGCGCGGATTTCGCCGCCTTGCATCGGCAGCGTTCGGACTGTTGTGGATCGCCGGTGTGCCAGCGTGGGCTGCCGGAGGCGCGACCCGATCCGCGGCGACGCAGCCGCCGTCAGTGCTGGTCGATCAGGTCGGCTACGACACCGCGGCGCCGAAGCGTGCAATCGTGCAAGGTTCCGCGGGTGACAGCTTCGCGACCTTCAAGGTCATCGACGTCGCAACCGGCAAAACGATGCTGCGAGGTTCACCCAAGCCGGCGGGCCAGGTCGATCACTGGAACGATTGGCGTTACTGGACGATCGACTTCTCCGCGCTGAAGACGCCCGGCACGTATCGCGTGGACGTCGGCGGCAACGCCGATGCGTTCTCGTTTCCGTTCCGCATCGCGGACGACGTGCTGGAACGCTACACGCTTTCGAACGTCATCTACTACTTCAAGGGCCAGCGCGTCACCGGCGATTTCGAGCGCGCCGATGCACATCTGAAGAATCCCGATCCGTCCGGTCCCGCTTACGTCGATCTTCGCGGCGGCTGGCTCGCCGCGACCGGCGACTATGGTGTGCATCTCGCCGAAGGCAATCATCAGGAAGTGTCGCTGGTGGCGTGGAGCCTCATCGCGACATTGCGCAATCTCGAAGTCACGCACAACCCGAACTTCGCGCAATACGAACGGCGGCTGCTGGACGAGGCGACCTACGGCGCCGACTTCCTGGTGCGCATGCACGTACCCGGCGGTTCGTTTTACGAAAGCATCGGCGCGCCCGGCAAGCTTAAGCTTGCGAAGGATCGTCTGATCAACCCGACCAATTACCGCCAGGTCATCAAGACCACGCCCGGCAGCGCGGGCGCGGCCGAAGAGGGCAACGCTGCGTGGCCACGCGATTACGAAGCAAGTTTCCGCAACGGCGGCGGCATGGCGATCGCTGCGCTGGCGGCCGCGAGCACGTTGCCGGATCACGGCGCCTTTTCCAACAGGCAATATCTCGAAGCCGCAGAGGATGCATTCCACTATCTGCAGCAACACAACCGCGAGTTGCTGGCCGACGGCAAGCCGGACATCGTCGATGATTTCTGCGCGCTGCTTGCAGCGACGGAGCTGTATCGCGCAACCCACGGGGAACCTTGGCGCGCGGCCGCTGACGCGTGGGCGGATCGCCTGATGGCGAAGCTCACCACGCACGACGGTCATCGCGACTATTGGCGTGTCGATGACGGTCCCGATCCCTTCTTCAACGCCACCGACGACGGCATGCCGGTCGTGGCGTTGGCCGAATACGCTTCGATTGCCACGCCTGCGCGCAAACAGGAAGTGCGCGACGCGATTCGCCGCTCGATGGCGTTCCAGTTGCGCATCACCGTCGATGTCAACAATCCGTTCGGATACGCGCGCGAGCTGGTGCACCTGAAGGACGGCACCCTCGCGGTGAAGTTCTTCTTCCCGCACGGCGCGGAAGGAACCTGGTGGCAGGGCGAGGATGCGCGGCTTGCGTCGCTGGCCGCCGCGGCGCGCGTAGCCGCGCCGATGTTCGCGGACGATCCGGCGTTCCAGTCGAAGCTGCGGGACTACGCGTGGAACCAGCTGCACTGGATCCTCGGGCGCAACCCCTACGACACCAGCATGCTGATCGGCAGCGGGCATCGCAACATCCAGTACATGTTCTTCGATTCCTGGGAATACACCAGCGCGCCCGGCGCGATCATCAACGGCATCACCTCGGGACTCGACGCGGAAGACGACGGCATCGCGTTCGATCTCGGCTACGCGCAAACCGGCAAGGACGACGACTGGCGCTGGGGCGAGCAGTGGCTGCCGCACGCGGCGTGGTACATGTATGCCATCAGCCTGCCGCACAATTAA
- a CDS encoding N-acetylglucosamine-regulated TonB-dependent outer membrane receptor — MKFRKSMLSASIATALLFAAAAQAQNASPQGQSNDQQQPQAGAGTQTDSTQKKKDTVQQLETIQVVGVRAAQALSIETKKAANSQVEVVSAVDIGKLPAKNVADTIAQLPGVNIADAAGAEGGFDEADRASIRGSAPSLTLTTVNGHSIGSGDWFVLGGGGTRSVSFAMLPSEVVNQVVVHMTPEAKLLEGGAAGTIDIITRKPLDFSQQLSLEGSVGGVYADLPGKTTPQASGLLNWKNASSTFGVMVQAFYEKRDLQREGQELLGYSYIPTGSPAALSLGLSAATPGSASTGVFYPNLPGAALFTQTRKREGGSVDLQWKATDNLTFNLDAFYSHLDATDYNRNYMLRTRDQLPKQAVTGTIVGNILTSANLPGAAPGEPLISQGIYDMISRPGESESSQFVTLDADWQATNNLGFKFQIGTTKGTGNTPTQDVMEMDTGFGSTASYAMNGLGTPLNWSMSGTNNAFDPATAGLDWIFGEQNIHVVDKERWFQADGTYDFDNAGPLSSLEFGVRYAKHDHDSPTDIAQGPNFASAVQFGQNSTIYPPAGGNYPGSFASDLGVGQMPSDIWFWTPAQLAQLNALYANRKVTDDPGTSRFYPNGIYSMTEKNGAAYIQANFTGEHWTANAGLRYVSTDENIGYTSPGIQEASYAVGSPPSAFYPGGWYWNYYKHNYNKVLPSFNVKFDLNSDGSLLTRWSASQTLTRQDYTQLAGFLSLNDPTVATELGGGSGSNPRLKPILSTNFSASLEWYFAPRGLLAGSVYAMDLNNYYDYGTVTRTYLNNLLTYNKTTNPSGAPIYSNYLVSIPVNVNGTLKGVTLNYIQPIGDHFGVSFNYTYATGHSSGGTYMYNADGTLANNVAAGDRPLFGTSKNTANASVFYEDAHWNARVNYTYRSKFYDGVMSSTGQMALLPYWQSGQGYLSFSAGYKLNDHLSFSFDAMNLNNPHLKYFINGSQAGLGFSTAPEAFYVNGRQYYFNVNFKFGSGAPAPLPPATPPPPPAPEAAPPPPPPQNVVIDLRGVNFKFDRPKKGETNIDPTLKPPASESLAILSQAVDTLNRYPQVQVEIDGYTDSTGSAQYNQALSERRANIVDAYLTSHGIAASRITAVKGFGEADPIDTNKTAAGRQRNRRVEFKVGGEGIQQGQPQQ; from the coding sequence ATGAAATTCCGCAAGAGCATGCTTTCGGCGAGCATCGCCACGGCGCTGTTGTTCGCAGCAGCTGCCCAGGCGCAGAACGCCTCGCCTCAGGGACAATCCAATGACCAGCAACAGCCACAGGCTGGTGCGGGGACGCAGACGGATTCCACGCAGAAGAAAAAGGACACCGTCCAGCAACTGGAGACCATCCAGGTGGTCGGCGTGCGCGCCGCGCAGGCGCTGTCGATCGAAACCAAGAAGGCCGCCAATTCGCAGGTCGAAGTGGTCTCCGCGGTCGACATCGGCAAGCTGCCGGCCAAGAACGTCGCCGACACCATCGCGCAATTGCCGGGCGTCAACATCGCCGACGCCGCGGGTGCCGAAGGCGGTTTCGACGAAGCCGATCGCGCCAGCATCCGCGGCAGCGCGCCGTCGTTGACACTGACCACCGTAAACGGCCACTCGATCGGATCAGGCGACTGGTTCGTGCTGGGGGGCGGCGGCACGCGCAGCGTCAGCTTCGCGATGCTGCCGTCGGAAGTCGTCAACCAGGTCGTCGTGCACATGACGCCGGAAGCCAAGCTTCTGGAAGGCGGCGCGGCCGGCACAATCGACATCATCACCCGCAAGCCGCTGGATTTCAGCCAGCAGCTTTCGCTCGAAGGCAGCGTGGGCGGCGTTTACGCCGACCTGCCCGGAAAGACCACGCCGCAGGCCAGTGGACTGCTGAACTGGAAAAACGCGTCCAGTACGTTCGGCGTGATGGTTCAGGCCTTTTACGAGAAACGCGACCTGCAGCGCGAAGGGCAGGAACTGCTCGGCTATTCGTACATTCCAACCGGTTCACCAGCCGCCCTATCGCTCGGTCTGTCTGCCGCGACGCCGGGCAGCGCAAGCACAGGCGTGTTCTATCCCAATCTCCCAGGCGCAGCGCTGTTCACGCAAACGCGCAAGCGCGAGGGCGGTTCGGTCGACCTGCAGTGGAAGGCGACCGACAACCTCACCTTCAACCTTGACGCGTTCTATTCGCACCTCGACGCGACCGACTACAACCGCAACTACATGTTGCGCACGCGCGACCAGCTGCCCAAGCAGGCCGTGACCGGCACCATCGTGGGCAACATCCTCACCAGCGCCAACCTGCCCGGTGCCGCGCCCGGCGAGCCGCTGATTTCGCAAGGCATCTACGACATGATCTCGCGTCCGGGCGAGAGCGAGTCCAGCCAGTTCGTCACGCTGGACGCGGATTGGCAAGCCACCAACAACCTCGGCTTCAAGTTCCAGATCGGCACGACCAAGGGCACCGGCAACACGCCGACCCAGGACGTGATGGAGATGGACACCGGTTTTGGCTCGACCGCCAGCTACGCGATGAACGGGCTGGGTACGCCGCTCAACTGGAGCATGAGCGGCACCAACAACGCGTTCGATCCCGCGACCGCCGGGCTGGACTGGATCTTCGGCGAACAGAACATCCACGTGGTCGACAAGGAGCGCTGGTTCCAGGCCGACGGCACCTACGATTTCGACAATGCCGGTCCGTTGTCCTCACTCGAGTTCGGCGTGCGCTACGCCAAGCACGATCACGACAGCCCGACAGATATCGCGCAGGGTCCGAACTTCGCATCGGCCGTGCAGTTCGGACAGAACTCCACGATCTATCCTCCGGCGGGCGGCAACTATCCGGGCAGCTTCGCCAGCGACCTCGGCGTGGGCCAGATGCCTTCCGACATCTGGTTCTGGACGCCGGCGCAGCTCGCGCAGTTGAACGCGCTGTATGCGAATCGCAAGGTGACGGACGACCCCGGCACCTCGCGCTTCTATCCGAACGGCATCTACAGCATGACGGAGAAGAACGGCGCGGCGTACATCCAGGCCAACTTCACGGGCGAACACTGGACCGCGAACGCCGGCCTGCGCTACGTGTCCACCGACGAGAACATCGGTTACACCAGTCCCGGTATCCAGGAAGCTAGCTATGCGGTCGGCTCGCCGCCCTCCGCGTTTTACCCGGGCGGCTGGTACTGGAACTACTACAAGCACAACTACAACAAGGTGCTGCCGAGCTTCAACGTGAAGTTCGACCTCAATTCCGACGGCAGCCTGCTGACGCGGTGGTCGGCATCGCAGACGCTGACCCGCCAGGATTACACCCAGTTGGCGGGCTTCTTGAGTCTCAATGATCCAACGGTCGCCACCGAACTCGGCGGCGGCAGCGGCTCCAACCCGCGCCTGAAGCCGATCCTGTCCACCAACTTCTCGGCCTCGCTGGAATGGTATTTCGCGCCGCGCGGCTTGTTGGCGGGCAGCGTGTACGCGATGGATCTCAACAACTACTACGACTACGGAACGGTCACCCGCACCTACCTCAACAATCTCCTGACCTACAACAAGACGACCAACCCGTCGGGAGCGCCGATTTACAGCAACTACCTGGTCAGCATCCCGGTGAACGTCAACGGCACGTTGAAGGGCGTGACCTTGAACTACATCCAGCCGATCGGTGACCACTTCGGCGTGTCGTTCAATTACACCTACGCGACGGGCCATTCGTCGGGCGGCACCTACATGTACAACGCGGACGGCACGCTGGCCAACAACGTCGCCGCCGGCGATCGCCCGCTGTTCGGCACGTCCAAGAACACGGCCAACGCATCGGTCTTCTACGAAGACGCGCACTGGAACGCCCGCGTCAACTACACCTACCGCTCCAAGTTCTACGATGGCGTGATGTCCAGCACAGGCCAGATGGCGCTGTTGCCGTACTGGCAGTCGGGGCAGGGCTACCTGTCGTTCTCCGCGGGCTACAAGCTCAACGATCACCTGAGCTTCTCGTTCGACGCGATGAACCTCAACAACCCGCACCTGAAGTACTTCATCAATGGCTCGCAGGCCGGCCTTGGCTTCAGCACCGCGCCGGAAGCGTTCTACGTGAACGGACGCCAGTACTACTTCAACGTGAACTTCAAGTTCGGCAGCGGAGCGCCCGCACCGTTGCCGCCGGCAACGCCGCCTCCGCCGCCGGCACCGGAGGCCGCGCCACCGCCGCCGCCGCCGCAGAACGTGGTGATCGACCTGCGCGGCGTGAACTTCAAGTTCGACCGGCCTAAGAAGGGCGAGACCAACATCGACCCGACGCTGAAGCCGCCGGCGTCGGAGTCGCTCGCGATCCTCAGCCAGGCCGTGGATACGCTCAACCGTTATCCGCAGGTGCAGGTCGAGATCGACGGCTACACCGACTCGACAGGCAGCGCGCAGTACAACCAGGCGCTGTCGGAGCGTCGCGCCAACATCGTCGATGCGTACCTGACTTCGCACGGCATCGCGGCCAGCCGCATCACCGCGGTCAAGGGCTTCGGCGAAGCCGATCCGATCGACACCAACAAGACCGCGGCCGGACGCCAGCGCAACCGCCGCGTCGAGTTCAAGGTCGGAGGCGAAGGCATCCAGCAAGGCCAACCGCAGCAGTAA
- a CDS encoding N-acetyl glucosamine transporter, NagP, whose protein sequence is MTNNATAAQPSHYVMSMVIIGVLFFIFGFVTWLNSSLILFVKVGFDVDNVGAFLIPMAFYLSYFFLALPSAVVLKRTGMKKGMALGLLVMAIGSVLFAFFMGGYSYVGALVALFVIGAGLALLQTASNPYVSILGPIESGAKRVAIMGICNKFAGGIAPYVFGALLLSGAAAYADKIKAAASPAARSVLQHAFVSRAVMPYVVMAVVLALLAVWIVFSSLPDIKPANERQELRSNTHQRSIFSFPHLWLGVVCLFIYVGLEVMVGDGIVIYGQASGLSLDTAKHLTSWVMIGMLIGYLAGVVLTPRVISQQRYLAISAVLGVLFAVGAWQTHGTLSVGFVAALGFANAMMWPAIFPLAIKGLGDRTEFGSALLIMGIAGGALIPQLFVHLEEVINFQLAFVLVMVPGYIYILFYGLLGHRAGQPAREAAIDSAAVAP, encoded by the coding sequence ATGACCAACAACGCAACCGCAGCGCAGCCGTCGCATTACGTGATGTCGATGGTGATCATCGGCGTCCTGTTCTTCATCTTCGGATTCGTCACCTGGCTCAACTCGTCGTTGATCCTGTTCGTCAAGGTCGGGTTCGACGTGGACAACGTCGGCGCGTTCCTGATTCCGATGGCGTTCTATTTGTCCTACTTCTTCCTTGCGCTGCCTTCGGCCGTGGTGCTGAAGCGCACCGGCATGAAAAAGGGCATGGCCCTGGGCCTGCTGGTGATGGCGATCGGCTCCGTGTTGTTCGCCTTCTTCATGGGCGGCTACAGCTACGTCGGCGCGCTGGTGGCGCTGTTCGTGATCGGCGCCGGCCTGGCGTTGTTGCAGACGGCATCCAACCCGTACGTGAGCATCCTCGGCCCGATCGAGAGCGGCGCCAAGCGCGTGGCGATCATGGGAATCTGCAACAAGTTCGCGGGCGGCATTGCGCCGTACGTGTTCGGCGCGCTGCTGCTGAGCGGCGCTGCCGCCTACGCCGACAAGATCAAGGCCGCGGCTTCGCCTGCGGCGCGCTCGGTGCTGCAGCACGCGTTCGTATCGCGCGCCGTCATGCCTTATGTCGTCATGGCGGTGGTGTTGGCACTGCTGGCGGTGTGGATCGTGTTTTCCTCGCTGCCGGACATCAAACCAGCGAACGAGCGTCAGGAACTGCGAAGCAACACCCACCAGCGCAGCATCTTCAGCTTTCCGCACCTGTGGCTGGGCGTGGTGTGCCTTTTCATTTACGTGGGCCTCGAGGTGATGGTCGGTGACGGCATCGTGATCTACGGCCAGGCATCGGGGCTGTCGCTGGACACCGCCAAGCACCTGACGTCGTGGGTCATGATCGGGATGCTGATCGGCTATCTGGCGGGCGTCGTCCTGACGCCACGGGTGATCTCGCAGCAGCGCTACCTCGCGATTTCGGCGGTGCTGGGCGTACTGTTCGCGGTCGGCGCATGGCAGACGCACGGCACGCTGTCGGTCGGCTTCGTCGCGGCGCTGGGATTCGCGAACGCGATGATGTGGCCGGCCATCTTCCCGCTGGCCATCAAGGGCCTCGGCGATCGCACCGAGTTCGGCTCGGCGCTGCTGATCATGGGCATCGCCGGCGGCGCGTTGATCCCGCAACTCTTCGTGCACCTCGAGGAAGTCATCAACTTCCAGTTGGCCTTCGTGCTGGTGATGGTGCCCGGCTACATCTACATTCTGTTCTATGGATTGCTGGGTCATCGCGCCGGACAACCGGCGCGCGAGGCGGCAATCGATTCCGCCGCCGTGGCGCCTTGA
- a CDS encoding putative transcriptional regulator of N-Acetylglucosamine utilization, LacI family, translating to MGTATIRDVARQAKVSLKTVSRVINRESSVRDETRERVMRAIEQLDYRPDLSARSLRSAKAYAIGLVYDNPNPYYIIAVQQGALAACREMGFGLQIHPCDSRATKLAEELRDLVHRSRLAGLVLLPPMSERMALLRELAAYSIPLVRVISAAEDPHDGFPCVFVDDRDAAYAITAYLIQLGHERIGFLWGGKQHRSSPERYKGYEKALQDYGVPMSDELVLEGDYSFDDGFRGARRLLGLAEPPTAIFGSNDEIAAGVLAAARAAGLHVPYDLSVAGFEDSPFSRHSWPSLTTSRQRTELIAEHAARLLIAQIHGGDVENEGFSPELVVRGSTAPPRPKA from the coding sequence TTGGGAACCGCCACCATCCGGGATGTCGCAAGGCAAGCCAAGGTTTCGCTGAAAACCGTTTCGCGCGTCATCAACCGGGAAAGCTCGGTGCGCGACGAAACGCGCGAGCGCGTGATGCGCGCGATCGAACAACTCGACTACCGTCCCGACCTTTCCGCGCGCAGCCTGCGCAGCGCCAAGGCGTACGCCATCGGCCTGGTGTACGACAACCCGAACCCGTACTACATCATCGCGGTGCAGCAGGGCGCGCTGGCGGCGTGCCGCGAGATGGGTTTCGGTTTGCAGATCCACCCGTGCGATTCGCGCGCGACGAAACTCGCGGAAGAATTGCGCGACCTCGTGCACCGTTCGCGCCTCGCCGGCCTGGTGCTGTTGCCGCCAATGTCCGAGCGCATGGCGCTGCTGCGCGAACTGGCCGCCTACAGCATCCCGCTGGTACGCGTGATTTCGGCGGCCGAGGATCCGCACGACGGCTTTCCGTGCGTGTTCGTGGACGACCGCGATGCCGCCTACGCGATCACCGCTTATCTGATCCAGCTCGGCCACGAGCGCATCGGTTTCCTGTGGGGCGGCAAGCAGCACCGTTCCAGTCCCGAGCGCTACAAGGGTTACGAAAAAGCGCTGCAGGATTACGGCGTGCCGATGTCGGACGAACTGGTGCTGGAGGGCGACTATTCGTTCGACGACGGTTTTCGCGGCGCGCGCCGGTTGCTCGGACTGGCCGAACCGCCCACCGCGATCTTCGGTTCGAATGACGAAATCGCCGCGGGCGTGCTCGCCGCTGCGCGCGCGGCAGGCCTGCACGTGCCCTACGACTTGTCGGTCGCGGGATTCGAGGACAGTCCGTTCTCGCGCCATTCGTGGCCTTCGCTCACCACTTCGCGGCAGCGCACCGAATTGATCGCCGAACATGCCGCGCGGCTTTTGATTGCGCAGATCCACGGCGGCGACGTCGAGAACGAGGGCTTCAGTCCCGAACTGGTGGTGCGCGGTTCGACCGCACCGCCGCGGCCGAAGGCGTGA